A part of Corynebacterium mustelae genomic DNA contains:
- a CDS encoding flippase — MKDNLTQRRDLARGGMVSFLGSATSALLGFVLTIVFSRLLGADGAGVIFQATGVFAVVLAFAKLGLDSTAIYLLPRLKLDSPEKIRSTITAFVLAALGASLVLVGLLEVIAPLLWSGVVSDVVRVLLVFVPVGALLLIASAILRALGSVTEYVVVANVALPALRPPLVAIAAVATGSVLVVAVAWALPLALLVVVAGVLVSRHLGRVEAGNRGVAIPSRGQWRTIMGFAAPRTVSAGLEQALIWVDVLLVGWLVSDQAAGVYGGAARFIQAGLVVDAALRVVVSPKFSSLLHQSKTEDVRDLYVTATMWLVLIASPAYVLLAVFSPVFLGLLGAEFVSGAAVLSILAVGMMLTFMAGNIHSLLIMSGRSGWAAINKAVVLTINVVGNLFALPHYGILGAAVVWALSMLFDALLAAVEVRIFLNIRAQFAEIVIPLLIVGAAFGIPSAIAVVVFGQSALALFVAVVVGGISWLAACRVFRSFVHLDGLVEMLRSRR; from the coding sequence ATGAAAGATAATTTGACTCAACGTCGCGATTTAGCACGCGGTGGAATGGTTAGTTTCCTTGGTTCTGCCACGAGTGCATTACTGGGTTTTGTCCTGACAATTGTGTTTTCTCGACTGTTGGGAGCTGATGGCGCGGGGGTAATTTTCCAAGCAACAGGTGTGTTCGCTGTGGTGCTTGCGTTTGCCAAGTTGGGTCTTGATTCCACCGCGATTTATCTGTTGCCACGGTTGAAGTTGGATTCTCCGGAAAAAATCCGTTCGACTATAACCGCTTTTGTGCTGGCTGCGCTTGGCGCAAGCTTGGTTTTGGTTGGATTACTTGAGGTTATTGCACCGTTGCTCTGGTCTGGCGTGGTCTCGGATGTTGTTCGCGTGCTTTTGGTTTTTGTCCCGGTGGGGGCGTTGTTGCTTATCGCCTCGGCAATTTTACGTGCATTGGGCTCTGTCACAGAATACGTTGTGGTGGCTAATGTCGCGCTGCCAGCACTGCGGCCACCGCTGGTTGCAATTGCGGCGGTTGCTACAGGGTCGGTGCTGGTGGTGGCTGTTGCCTGGGCGCTGCCACTTGCACTATTGGTGGTTGTTGCTGGTGTTTTAGTTTCACGTCACCTTGGCCGGGTGGAGGCGGGTAATCGTGGAGTGGCTATTCCAAGCCGCGGTCAGTGGCGAACGATCATGGGATTTGCTGCGCCGCGCACTGTTTCGGCTGGGCTGGAGCAAGCTTTGATTTGGGTGGATGTTTTGCTGGTCGGCTGGCTGGTGAGTGACCAAGCAGCGGGCGTTTATGGTGGCGCTGCACGGTTTATTCAAGCTGGCCTGGTGGTAGATGCTGCGTTGCGTGTGGTGGTTTCCCCTAAGTTTTCCTCTTTGCTCCATCAATCAAAGACCGAAGACGTGCGGGATTTGTATGTGACAGCCACGATGTGGTTGGTTCTGATTGCGTCGCCAGCATATGTGCTTTTGGCGGTTTTTTCGCCAGTTTTTCTTGGGCTCTTGGGGGCAGAGTTCGTTTCCGGCGCTGCGGTTTTGAGTATTCTCGCGGTGGGAATGATGTTGACCTTTATGGCTGGAAATATTCATTCGCTTCTTATCATGAGCGGCCGTAGCGGTTGGGCTGCGATAAATAAGGCTGTGGTTTTGACTATTAACGTCGTTGGCAATTTGTTCGCGCTTCCTCATTACGGCATTCTTGGCGCGGCGGTTGTGTGGGCGCTGAGCATGCTTTTCGACGCCCTCCTGGCGGCGGTAGAGGTGCGGATATTTTTGAATATCCGCGCTCAATTCGCCGAGATTGTGATTCCACTCCTAATTGTCGGGGCCGCCTTTGGCATTCCGTCGGCAATTGCGGTTGTGGTATTCGGTCAATCGGCCCTTGCGCTTTTTGTAGCAGTCGTTGTAGGAGGAATTTCGTGGTTAGCGGCGTGTCGGGTATTCCGTAGCTTTGTTCACTTGGATGGGTTGGTGGAGATGCTTAGGTCGCGTCGATAA